Proteins found in one Solitalea lacus genomic segment:
- the purE gene encoding 5-(carboxyamino)imidazole ribonucleotide mutase encodes MSNPQVGIIMGSDSDLKVMSAAAEILEKFDIPFELTIVSAHRTPHRMIEYAEQAAERGLKVIIAGAGGAAHLPGMVASITTLPVIGVPVKSSNSIDGWDSVLSILQMPAGIPVATVALNGAANAGILAANIIGAFDKSVAEKLQTYKNELRDKVMTNVDKIDRLGYKKVLEHKLSMHP; translated from the coding sequence ATGAGCAATCCACAAGTTGGAATTATAATGGGCAGCGATTCAGATTTAAAAGTAATGTCGGCCGCTGCTGAAATTTTAGAAAAATTCGATATTCCTTTTGAATTAACCATTGTTTCGGCTCACCGTACACCTCACAGAATGATTGAATATGCTGAACAAGCTGCTGAGCGTGGATTAAAAGTAATTATTGCAGGAGCCGGTGGAGCGGCTCACCTTCCAGGGATGGTTGCCTCTATTACTACTTTACCAGTAATTGGTGTTCCGGTAAAATCAAGCAATTCAATTGATGGTTGGGATTCTGTATTATCAATTCTTCAAATGCCTGCTGGAATTCCAGTGGCTACTGTTGCATTAAACGGAGCTGCCAATGCGGGTATTTTAGCTGCAAACATTATTGGTGCATTTGATAAATCAGTTGCTGAAAAGCTTCAAACTTACAAAAACGAATTACGCGACAAGGTAATGACCAATGTTGACAAAATTGACCGTTTGGGATACAAAAAGGTTTTGGAGCATAAGTTAAGCATGCATCCGTAG
- a CDS encoding cyclase family protein, whose protein sequence is MKRYAFYVLILLFLVTNSANAQIAGKIIDLTYPFNNETIYWPTESGFQLKTGFKGTTEKGYHYEANSFCAAEHGGTHLDAPAHFYANKATVDQVALEKLIGEAVVIDISKVAAKTPDYLVKKEDFINWESANGKIKPGMIVLLNTGYGNYWPDRSKYMGTDLRGQEGVKALHFPGLDPAAAKWLIEQRNIKAVGIDTPSIDFGQSQTFQTHIVLAQSEVPIFENVANLHLLPPKGFSIVALPMKIGGGSGAPLRIIALTDYSINK, encoded by the coding sequence ATGAAACGGTATGCTTTTTATGTTTTGATTTTACTGTTTTTGGTCACCAATAGTGCAAATGCACAAATTGCAGGTAAGATCATCGACCTTACCTATCCTTTTAATAATGAAACTATCTACTGGCCTACCGAGAGTGGGTTTCAATTAAAAACTGGTTTTAAAGGAACCACCGAAAAGGGATATCACTATGAAGCCAATTCGTTTTGCGCAGCCGAACATGGAGGCACTCACCTTGACGCTCCTGCCCACTTTTATGCAAACAAGGCAACTGTTGACCAAGTTGCTTTGGAAAAATTAATCGGAGAGGCTGTTGTTATTGATATTAGTAAGGTAGCGGCAAAGACTCCGGATTATCTGGTTAAAAAGGAAGATTTTATCAATTGGGAATCTGCAAATGGGAAAATTAAGCCTGGTATGATTGTACTGCTTAATACCGGATATGGAAATTATTGGCCTGATAGAAGTAAGTATATGGGTACCGATTTACGTGGACAGGAAGGCGTTAAAGCACTTCACTTTCCTGGTTTAGATCCTGCTGCTGCCAAATGGTTAATTGAGCAGCGGAACATAAAAGCTGTTGGCATTGATACGCCTAGCATTGATTTTGGCCAATCACAAACATTCCAAACTCACATTGTACTGGCTCAAAGTGAAGTCCCCATCTTTGAAAATGTCGCCAATCTTCATTTATTGCCACCCAAAGGTTTTAGCATAGTAGCCTTACCCATGAAAATAGGTGGAGGCAGTGGAGCCCCGCTGCGTATTATTGCCCTTACCGATTATTCAATAAATAAATAA
- a CDS encoding 3-oxoacyl-ACP synthase III family protein encodes MQVPKSVITGTGSFIPSLVKTNRDFAAHDFYDEKQQLINQPPTLIADKFQQITGIAERRYATCELNTSDMAVIAAQIAIADAGIDPETIDQLIVAHNVGNVIKHTIQTDLIPTLASRVKHGLGIKNPACVPYDLLFGCPGWLQGVIQADAFIKAGVAKRCLVIGAETLSRVIDVYDRDSMIFSDGAGACIVEAETSSTSGAGILASSVLSHCNEEVDYLFMGKGNFPGSDPRVRYIKMKGRKVFEYAMKHVPSAMKACLDKAGVDVRDVKKIFLHQANEKMDEGFTKELYKLYDIKDIPENIMPMSIHKLGNSSVATIPTLYDLVRKGELGDEHEINSGDIILFASVGAGMNINAVCYKV; translated from the coding sequence ACCAAAGAGTGTTATTACCGGAACCGGTTCATTTATTCCTTCCCTTGTTAAAACTAACAGAGATTTTGCAGCTCATGATTTTTATGATGAAAAGCAGCAGTTGATTAATCAACCGCCTACTTTAATTGCTGATAAATTTCAACAAATAACCGGTATTGCTGAACGTCGTTATGCCACTTGTGAACTCAATACGTCAGATATGGCAGTTATTGCTGCTCAGATAGCCATTGCTGATGCAGGCATTGATCCAGAAACAATTGATCAGCTGATTGTAGCCCATAACGTTGGTAATGTTATAAAACACACCATTCAAACAGATTTAATACCAACTCTGGCCAGCAGGGTAAAGCATGGCTTAGGAATTAAAAACCCTGCCTGCGTGCCCTATGATTTGTTATTTGGTTGCCCCGGTTGGTTGCAAGGAGTTATTCAGGCGGATGCTTTTATTAAAGCAGGAGTTGCCAAACGATGCTTAGTTATTGGCGCGGAAACCCTTAGCAGGGTTATTGATGTATATGATCGCGATAGCATGATTTTTTCTGATGGTGCTGGAGCCTGTATTGTTGAAGCAGAGACTTCTTCAACTTCCGGTGCTGGTATTTTAGCAAGCAGTGTGCTCAGTCATTGTAATGAAGAAGTTGATTATTTGTTTATGGGGAAAGGTAATTTCCCAGGAAGTGATCCTCGGGTTCGTTATATTAAAATGAAAGGTCGAAAAGTATTCGAATATGCCATGAAGCATGTTCCTTCGGCAATGAAAGCTTGTTTAGATAAGGCTGGTGTTGATGTTAGGGACGTAAAAAAGATATTCTTACATCAGGCTAATGAAAAAATGGATGAGGGATTCACTAAAGAGTTATACAAGCTTTATGATATTAAGGATATTCCTGAGAACATTATGCCAATGAGCATTCATAAACTAGGTAATAGTTCGGTTGCTACCATCCCCACACTGTATGATTTGGTTAGAAAAGGAGAATTGGGTGATGAGCATGAAATAAATAGTGGAGATATTATATTATTTGCCTCAGTTGGTGCCGGTATGAATATAAATGCTGTTTGCTATAAGGTGTAA